Proteins encoded in a region of the Methanobrevibacter millerae genome:
- a CDS encoding DUF6119 family protein, with translation MSKKPTNKFKIYMIKEEYSIDGIIDDIKNKLREKEINFDTINKNSYKGIIYSNESDPSWIKCIHELMTESLKKKYQKNNNMSYVLLKESSNKTVYAISGGQGYHHLKGYYEKNYGLNLIPKLINNTDSVVRNIIENRLYDNQIYNHRVNRRATSLNVESDFTNLYKELGLVLDAKILTELGLIDNEHFNDDLEHIRFTNKDFVFVEKSLTFENLEYVFDWLDSVNENRPNFELNSFIEVSGAENHKPSELLELLISSILDDTNSNYDIEIVGEQIVNYLNNDFYLIRCDELNLNLEDDDPIQWKTIENYLNENELFNKESLNALFKNTIINTSQNGEETLNSALLNCLDCRLYDSKTRKDYFLLDGKWFYLSYTFNELITNKFQEIYNNSRRISEFLQKKYPQLLTNWDKITKKNENNYNNSFEKDDDIIVGHTLKPDYLEITDLMIYDETENKLFLICLKNKFDYGGCRDVYGQIEGSYYYLKNKLLTTDEKINSYYDSLKNKNKNKIPITKNEFRHILHERNIVYIAGFIKDFKENPTVPTKIITNNTFNLLKKSEFEFYLMDFNYD, from the coding sequence ATGTCAAAAAAACCAACAAATAAATTTAAAATCTACATGATAAAAGAAGAGTATAGTATTGATGGCATAATAGATGATATAAAAAATAAATTGAGAGAAAAAGAAATCAATTTTGACACTATTAATAAAAATAGTTACAAAGGAATCATCTACAGCAATGAAAGCGACCCATCATGGATTAAATGCATCCATGAACTAATGACTGAATCTCTTAAAAAGAAATATCAAAAAAACAATAATATGTCCTACGTACTTTTAAAGGAATCTTCAAATAAGACAGTCTATGCAATATCCGGAGGACAGGGATACCATCACCTTAAAGGATATTATGAAAAAAATTATGGTCTGAATCTAATCCCAAAATTAATCAACAATACCGATAGTGTTGTGAGAAACATCATCGAAAACCGTTTATATGACAATCAGATATACAATCACCGAGTCAACAGAAGGGCAACTAGCTTGAATGTTGAATCTGATTTTACAAACCTTTATAAAGAATTAGGATTGGTTTTGGATGCTAAAATTTTAACAGAATTGGGTTTGATTGACAATGAACATTTCAATGATGATTTGGAACACATCAGATTTACAAATAAGGATTTTGTTTTTGTTGAAAAATCATTGACCTTTGAAAATTTGGAGTATGTTTTTGATTGGTTGGATTCTGTTAATGAAAATCGTCCAAATTTTGAGTTGAATTCATTTATAGAGGTGTCTGGTGCTGAAAATCACAAACCAAGTGAATTGTTGGAACTATTAATCTCTTCTATTTTAGATGACACCAACAGCAATTATGATATCGAAATTGTTGGAGAACAAATTGTTAACTATTTAAATAATGACTTCTATTTGATTAGATGTGATGAACTTAATTTAAATTTAGAAGATGATGACCCCATTCAGTGGAAAACTATTGAAAATTATTTAAATGAAAATGAATTATTTAATAAAGAATCCTTAAATGCATTATTTAAAAATACAATAATCAACACCTCTCAAAATGGAGAAGAAACATTAAACAGTGCCCTATTGAATTGCCTAGATTGCAGATTATATGATTCAAAAACACGAAAAGATTACTTTTTACTAGATGGAAAATGGTTTTATCTAAGTTATACATTTAACGAACTAATTACCAATAAATTTCAAGAGATTTACAATAATTCCAGACGCATTTCAGAATTTTTACAAAAGAAATATCCTCAATTATTAACAAATTGGGATAAAATTACAAAGAAAAACGAAAATAATTACAATAATTCCTTTGAAAAGGATGATGACATCATTGTGGGACATACATTAAAGCCGGATTATCTTGAAATAACTGATTTAATGATTTATGATGAAACTGAGAATAAACTATTTCTGATTTGTCTTAAAAATAAATTTGATTATGGAGGATGTAGAGATGTGTATGGACAAATCGAAGGGTCATATTATTATTTGAAAAACAAATTATTAACCACTGACGAAAAAATAAATTCATATTATGACAGTTTAAAAAATAAAAATAAAAATAAAATACCAATAACAAAAAATGAATTCAGACACATTCTCCATGAACGCAACATCGTTTATATTGCAGGTTTTATTAAGGATTTTAAAGAAAATCCAACGGTACCAACTAAAATAATTACAAATAACACATTCAAT